In Sciurus carolinensis chromosome 16, mSciCar1.2, whole genome shotgun sequence, the genomic window ACATGGAGGAAGGGATGCAGGGAAGACACTCATCAACTGTTGGCTTGGGTTGAGATTTCAGTCATATCTGCCTGAATCACAGCCCTTTCAAGATGAAGGGAACCTTCATAAATGGAATGACAGTGAACAGACTATCAACAGTGTTTCCCTGCTTCCTGCCCACCAAAGAATTCCTTCTAGTATTAAAGCaaatatttctcataaatatGAACATGATTTTATagattcctttttatttgtgcaagaacagaaaacagacatTCCTTCAGCAGCTTACAAAGGTAATGAGTTTGGAAAATTGTTTAATCAAGACTCACACTGTACTGCATATCAGACAATCAATACTGGAAAGAAACGATTTACGTGTGAAATATGTGGCAAGGTCTTCAATCAAAAATCAAACCTTACTAGTCATCgtagaattcatactggagagagacCCTACAAGTGTAACGAGTGTGGGAAGTTATTCAATCACATTTCACACCTTGCACAACATCGCAgaatccacactggagagaaacctttcaGATGTGATGAGTGTGGTAAGGTCTTCAGTCACAAGTCCTACTTAGCAAACCACAGGAGAATTCACACTGGGGAGAAACCTTACAAGTGTGATGCATGTGGCAAGGGCTTCAGTCAGATTTCACACCTGGCAAGTCATCGTAGaatccatactggagagaaacctttcaAATGTGATGAATGTGGAAAAGTCTTTCACCAAATTTCACACCTTGCACAACATCGAacaattcatacaggagagaaaccttTCAAATGTAATGAGTGTGGCAAAGTCTTCAGTCGCAACTCATACCTCATTCAACATCTGATAATACACACGGGGGAAAAACCGTATAAATGCCATGAGTGCAGCAAGGTCTTTAGTCACATTTCACACCTTGTACAACATCGGAgaatccacactggagagaaaccttacaaATGCAATGAATGTGGCAGTGTTTTCAGTCATAGGTCTTCCCTAGCAAATCATCAAAgaatccacactggagagaaacctttcaAATGCAATGAGTGTGGCAAGGTCTTCAGTCGCAACTCATACCTAGTAGAACATCTGATAATGCATACTGGGGAGAAGCCTTACAAATGCAGTGATTGTGGCAAGGTATTCAGCCGCAATTCACATCTTGCATGTCATCGCAGAATCCATACTGGGGAGAAACCTTACAAATGTAATGACTGTGGCAAGGTCTTCAGTCAAAATTCATACCTAGCATGTCATCGCAGAATCCATACTGGGGAGAAACCTTACAAATGTAACGACTGTGGCAAAGTCTTTAGTCTGAATTCATCCCTAGCACATCACCGGAGGATTCATACTGAAGAGAAGCCTTAGACACATATTCACTGTATACAAGGGTGGTGGGGctcacttgtaattccagctactttggaaagaggcaggaggatgacacgTGCAAATCTTGCCTGAACAGCATGGGcagactgcctcaaaataaagaactggggatgtagctcaatgggagAATAATCACCTAGCATGtttgtgtccctgggttcaatccccaaacacaaatcaggaaacaaaacaaaacaaaacaaaacccaatgtAATAAATGTGCTGAGATCTTCAGATTGCCTTCTCCCATACCAAGCAGTTGTGGTACAGAGAAACCCTATAAATATGATGATTGGCAAAGCCTGTAGGTTGTATCTGTCCAATCTTGTGATCCATACCAAGAGGGCATGGAAGGTGTTCACTGACATTTCCTACCATGCACATTGTTAAGATCCCATCTTAGAGAAGAAACCACAAGTGTATTAGGCAAATTCTCAGCATTCACTCCATGCAAGACCACTGAGAGTTCCTAATGGAGAAAGTATCTCCCATGTGTAATGAAAATGCAGAGCCTTAGGCCTCATTTAAAGCTTAGTAACCTTCAGTGAGTCAGTGATGGAGAGGCACCTTACCCATGCATTGCATGTAAACAGGCCCTAAGGTAAAAGTCTGTCTTTAAGACAGACTGGCCAGGTTTTTCTCCGGCAGATGTACAAATAGTGACAAATCATTAGTGTGCACTCAGCTCTCTGTACACATCAGGTAAGGCACAAAAGCATAATGACTTTGGCTAAGCCTGTCTTCGGTGCTCCTGTTTCCATAGACATAAGTTGATCCACGCTGAAGAGAGACCACAGAAGTGTCTGCCTATGCCAAGGTCTTCTGGCACAGTTCACAGCTTGCACATCTTTGGAGAAGATGTTCTGGAGATATAGCTTGAATGCAAGGAAGGTGGCATCCCCACATCATGAGTACAAGCAGTAGTCAAAGTCCATGCTAAAGAGCAACATCTGTAAAACTCAGAGCACATAGGACAAAGGCTTCCAGGCCTCAGAAGCCAGTGGGCATTAAAGGGACATCTTTGAGAAAGCTGTACAAGAGTCATGTGCATGGTGGAGATTAGAACACAATGATTGACTCAGAGTGCAACCTTCAACGTGTCAGAAATGTGCTGATTTTTTTGTCAAACATTTGTGATTTTGTTGTCCTGAGATTTATTCTGGTGAGAAATCAGACAGACACTGTGACACTGGATAGTTCATTCATCAAGGGAGTGTCCTGAGCATTCACCAGTGATTCCATCCTAGAAGACTGTAACAAATGTACTGGAGTGTGACATTATTTCCCAATTCTCACATAATACTCCATGTCAGAATTTATAGAACAATAAGTCTCTGATTCCTCAAGATTAGCTTCTGGTCTTGCATACTGTGGAGTAATTACAAGTCAGAACCTGTTGAATCTCATGACATGTCAAAGGTGCAGGGATGTTTGAGAAGTATCAGTTATCATCAAGCTGTAAAGTGTCTCTTTCATAGAGATTTCTTGGAAAGATCCCTTGCTCATCTTGGGTTCTGTGCCTTATAGAGCTATCATGGTTGTGTTCAGAAAGGAACCTATGGGAGCAAAGGCCTTACTTCATGAATGAGAATCACTGCTGTCCTtgttcctggaggaagaggacaCTACTAAAATTCAGTAGTGTCTGCACGAAGGAGTATTTGGAAGGGGCTGAGCAGGATGTAGAATTAGGATGTTGGTTGTCCTGCTTGTTGTGGTCTGTGCACCCTTGTCCACATGATCCAGTGTGAGATGTAGGAACCCTCTACCAACTGCCTGAAGAAGGGCAGCCAAGACCATAGGCACTGGCTTTGTATTGAAGAAGAGGACTGTGTTCTTAGGGACTATCTAGGTCCAGGAAGAATGCAGGGAAATGGTGGCCACCTGCTGCGTTTAATGACCACAGATGTTTAGCATGATTGGTGAGTAATTTTTCTAGTTCTTGTAACTGAATAGTTATCAGAGAGAAGAGACCAACCTGAAGAACCAAAGCAGCATGTTCTTCATGAGGAATCACCTTTACCTGCTGATGTTACATTTACTTCTGATTTATTCAGAATCCATATGGTAATTAACAATATAATCTTTTCACATAAGTCTGAGTGAATCATGTTTCTCCTACAACACAATTTTGTTGCACCTCAGTGGGATTCTTTATATTAGCAATTTACCACACACCATTAGTGTCCTAAGGTTCAAAGAGATTTCTAACAGATTTTCTTCTTCCATGGTGGATTGAACATATAATCTTGGGAACAGATAATCATGCTTTGTACCTGAGTTATTCTGTGCTCTGCCCTAGAGTAAGTATGTAGGAGGATGAAAGTTCCGCCAAAGTGCT contains:
- the LOC124966819 gene encoding zinc finger protein 83-like isoform X2 gives rise to the protein MAVTEGLLTFRDVAIEFSQEEWKCLVPAQRVLYREVMLETYRNLVSLGMCPLDLSVMSLLDQGRQPWPVDGQVEMCNTPRRGACVADVAPECVIKEFPPKWKSSMGEILHPVTLQTHEIHVIEGLCFMETQRSTWDLECHWKNVRKLYTRFCMAGKESSPGGRDEHGGRDAGKTLINCWLGLRFQSYLPESQPFQDEGNLHKWNDSEQTINSVSLLPAHQRIPSSIKANISHKYEHDFIDSFLFVQEQKTDIPSAAYKGNEFGKLFNQDSHCTAYQTINTGKKRFTCEICGKVFNQKSNLTSHRRIHTGERPYKCNECGKLFNHISHLAQHRRIHTGEKPFRCDECGKVFSHKSYLANHRRIHTGEKPYKCDACGKGFSQISHLASHRRIHTGEKPFKCDECGKVFHQISHLAQHRTIHTGEKPFKCNECGKVFSRNSYLIQHLIIHTGEKPYKCHECSKVFSHISHLVQHRRIHTGEKPYKCNECGSVFSHRSSLANHQRIHTGEKPFKCNECGKVFSRNSYLVEHLIMHTGEKPYKCSDCGKVFSRNSHLACHRRIHTGEKPYKCNDCGKVFSQNSYLACHRRIHTGEKPYKCNDCGKVFSLNSSLAHHRRIHTEEKP
- the LOC124966819 gene encoding zinc finger protein 83-like isoform X1; this translates as MAVTEGLLTFRDVAIEFSQEEWKCLVPAQRVLYREVMLETYRNLVSLGMCPLDLSVMSLLDQGRQPWPVDGQVEMCNTPRRGACVAGMKADVAPECVIKEFPPKWKSSMGEILHPVTLQTHEIHVIEGLCFMETQRSTWDLECHWKNVRKLYTRFCMAGKESSPGGRDEHGGRDAGKTLINCWLGLRFQSYLPESQPFQDEGNLHKWNDSEQTINSVSLLPAHQRIPSSIKANISHKYEHDFIDSFLFVQEQKTDIPSAAYKGNEFGKLFNQDSHCTAYQTINTGKKRFTCEICGKVFNQKSNLTSHRRIHTGERPYKCNECGKLFNHISHLAQHRRIHTGEKPFRCDECGKVFSHKSYLANHRRIHTGEKPYKCDACGKGFSQISHLASHRRIHTGEKPFKCDECGKVFHQISHLAQHRTIHTGEKPFKCNECGKVFSRNSYLIQHLIIHTGEKPYKCHECSKVFSHISHLVQHRRIHTGEKPYKCNECGSVFSHRSSLANHQRIHTGEKPFKCNECGKVFSRNSYLVEHLIMHTGEKPYKCSDCGKVFSRNSHLACHRRIHTGEKPYKCNDCGKVFSQNSYLACHRRIHTGEKPYKCNDCGKVFSLNSSLAHHRRIHTEEKP
- the LOC124966819 gene encoding zinc finger protein 83-like isoform X3; its protein translation is MLETYRNLVSLGMCPLDLSVMSLLDQGRQPWPVDGQVEMCNTPRRGACVAGMKADVAPECVIKEFPPKWKSSMGEILHPVTLQTHEIHVIEGLCFMETQRSTWDLECHWKNVRKLYTRFCMAGKESSPGGRDEHGGRDAGKTLINCWLGLRFQSYLPESQPFQDEGNLHKWNDSEQTINSVSLLPAHQRIPSSIKANISHKYEHDFIDSFLFVQEQKTDIPSAAYKGNEFGKLFNQDSHCTAYQTINTGKKRFTCEICGKVFNQKSNLTSHRRIHTGERPYKCNECGKLFNHISHLAQHRRIHTGEKPFRCDECGKVFSHKSYLANHRRIHTGEKPYKCDACGKGFSQISHLASHRRIHTGEKPFKCDECGKVFHQISHLAQHRTIHTGEKPFKCNECGKVFSRNSYLIQHLIIHTGEKPYKCHECSKVFSHISHLVQHRRIHTGEKPYKCNECGSVFSHRSSLANHQRIHTGEKPFKCNECGKVFSRNSYLVEHLIMHTGEKPYKCSDCGKVFSRNSHLACHRRIHTGEKPYKCNDCGKVFSQNSYLACHRRIHTGEKPYKCNDCGKVFSLNSSLAHHRRIHTEEKP